One Azoarcus sp. DN11 DNA segment encodes these proteins:
- a CDS encoding SDR family oxidoreductase — MILVTGATGHLGQLIVQQLVLRLPDAGARKLAVSVREPARAQVFAARGIEVRRGNFDEPESLRAAFASVSRLVIVSTDGPKARRIAQHRNAIEAARAAGVEHILYTSFLDADPASPSEFAQVHADSEAALAACGVAHTVLRNGMYADFLPMTFAGALQGGVLHLPAAGGKVSYVTRHELAQAIAAATVAPRLEKHMYELTGQTAHDYHDLAARVGAATGVALRYEPVGEDAYAGVLEAAGMPAWVARAMANMFTAAAANRLARTTNDFAALVGHPPKSIDCLVAEFFRAV; from the coding sequence ATGATCCTCGTAACCGGCGCGACCGGCCATCTCGGCCAGCTGATCGTGCAGCAACTGGTGCTCCGGCTTCCGGACGCAGGCGCCCGGAAGCTGGCGGTCAGCGTCCGGGAGCCCGCCCGCGCGCAGGTTTTCGCCGCGCGCGGCATCGAGGTTCGACGCGGCAATTTCGATGAGCCCGAAAGCCTGCGCGCCGCGTTTGCCAGCGTGTCGCGGCTCGTGATCGTATCGACCGACGGTCCCAAGGCGAGGCGGATCGCCCAGCACCGCAACGCGATCGAGGCCGCCCGTGCGGCCGGCGTCGAGCACATCCTCTATACCAGCTTCCTCGACGCCGATCCTGCCTCGCCCTCCGAATTCGCGCAGGTCCACGCCGACAGCGAGGCCGCGCTGGCGGCCTGCGGCGTCGCCCACACGGTCCTGCGCAACGGCATGTATGCCGATTTCCTGCCGATGACCTTCGCCGGTGCGCTGCAGGGCGGCGTGCTGCACTTGCCGGCGGCCGGGGGCAAGGTCAGCTACGTGACGCGCCATGAGCTCGCGCAGGCGATTGCGGCAGCCACCGTTGCGCCGCGCCTCGAAAAGCACATGTATGAATTGACCGGCCAGACGGCCCACGATTACCACGACCTTGCCGCACGTGTCGGCGCCGCCACAGGCGTGGCCCTGCGCTACGAACCGGTCGGCGAGGATGCCTATGCCGGCGTGCTCGAAGCTGCCGGCATGCCCGCGTGGGTTGCCCGCGCGATGGCGAACATGTTCACGGCCGCTGCCGCGAATCGCCTGGCGCGCACCACCAACGATTTTGCCGCGCTGGTCGGCCATCCGCCCAAATCCATCGACTGTCTTGTGGCTGAATTCTTCCGCGCCGTGTGA
- a CDS encoding cytochrome b, with translation MKTPEHYARPAVVVHWLIAILVLVALPLGYYMTDLSLSPRKLQLISWHKWIGFTVLLLFIPRLIVRLTRPVPVPVTTMPGWQRIVASITHVVLYVLMIAVPVTGWLMSSAKGFPVVYLGLVPLPDLVGKDEALGDLLKSVHEVLTSGLLTLVGLHIAAALKHHIIDRDETLARMVPLLKR, from the coding sequence TTGAAAACTCCGGAACACTACGCGCGGCCGGCGGTCGTCGTGCACTGGCTGATCGCGATTCTGGTGCTCGTGGCGCTGCCGCTCGGCTACTACATGACGGACCTTTCCCTGTCGCCGCGCAAGCTGCAATTGATCTCGTGGCACAAGTGGATCGGCTTTACCGTGCTGCTGCTGTTCATTCCCCGCCTCATCGTGCGCCTCACCCGGCCCGTGCCGGTGCCGGTCACGACGATGCCCGGCTGGCAGCGCATCGTCGCGTCGATCACCCATGTCGTGCTCTATGTATTGATGATCGCCGTGCCGGTCACCGGCTGGCTGATGAGTTCGGCGAAAGGCTTCCCGGTGGTGTATCTGGGGCTCGTCCCGCTGCCCGACCTCGTGGGCAAGGACGAAGCGCTCGGCGATCTGCTCAAGTCCGTACACGAAGTCCTGACCTCCGGTCTGCTCACCCTGGTCGGTCTGCACATCGCCGCCGCTCTCAAACATCACATCATCGACCGAGACGAAACGCTGGCACGCATGGTGCCCCTGCTCAAACGCTGA